In Daucus carota subsp. sativus chromosome 4, DH1 v3.0, whole genome shotgun sequence, one DNA window encodes the following:
- the LOC108218973 gene encoding DEAD-box ATP-dependent RNA helicase 20, with protein MNPYDSRFADPSSYRPRRSDLIGPPSPMIPPMMGGGVPDFNRGGPSSYGMPPPLMGGGSGRGGGFNGYPPFQPSVGSGFDIGRGGGDSRGRGFGNRGGGGFGGRMSSGGPGTHRGGRSYDSGGRGYEPGHGISRGGSFSGRGGGRSADGGRGFGGGRGGGGGRGFDVGRGRGGRHDGGSRGDLDNISLPRQDFGNLVPFKKDFYEESLSVRAMTEQEVAVYRARRDISVEGYDVPRPIRTFMEANFPAYSLEVFTRLGFVEPTPIQSQGWPMALKGRDLIGIAETGSGKTLAYLMPALIHVSAQPRLAQGEGPIVLVLAPTRELAVQIQQEATKFGARANIRCTCIYGGAPKGPQIRDLQRGVEIVIATPGRLIDILEAQHTNLKRVTYLVLDEADRMLDMGFEPQIRKIIAQIRPDRQTLYWSATWPKEVETLARQFLCNPYKVIIGSPVLKANQSIKQVIEVVTEVEKYNRLIRLLREVMDGSRILIFVETKKGCDHVTKSLRMDGWPALSIHGDKSQDERDWVLAEFKSGRSLIMTATDVAARGLDVKDIKCVINYDFPSSLEDYVHRIGRTGRAGAKGTAYSFFTHSNAKHARDLIKILQEAGQVVPVSLSSLARSSGGHGGGGNFRNRGRGGYNNRGQISGSNAIPIGGKMQW; from the exons ATGAACCCTTACGACTCCAGATTTGCCGACCCTTCTTCCTATCGTCCACGTCGAAG TGATTTGATTGGGCCACCTTCTCCGATGATACCGCCTATGATGGGTGGCGGAGTGCCAGATTTTAATCGTGGGGGTCCATCTTCATATGGTATGCCACCTCCTCTTATGGGTGGTGGATCTGGTAGAGGGGGTGGTTTTAATGGCTACCCACCTTTCCAGCCTAGTGTTGGAAGTGGGTTCGATATTGGGCGAGGTGGTGGCGACAGTAGAGGAAGAGGGTTTGGTAATCGGGGTGGTGGAGGTTTTGGTGGTAGGATGAGCAGTGGAGGTCCTGGGACACATAGAGGAGGTCGAAGTTATGATAGTGGAGGGAGGGGTTATGAACCAGGTCATGGAATAAGTAGAGGTGGGAGTTTTAGCGGAAGGGGTGGAGGAAGAAGTGCTGATGGTGGAAGAGGTTTTGGCGGGGGCAGAGGTGGTGGGGGTGGAAGAGGTTTTGATGTAGGCCGTGGGAGGGGTGGTAGACATGATGGTGGGTCAAGGGGGGATCTAGACAATATTTCTCTTCCAAGACAAGATTTTGGAAACTTGGTCCCTTTTAAGAAAGATTTTTATGAGGAGAGTTTATCTGTGAGAGCAATGACTGAGCAGGAGGTTGCGGTTTATCGTGCACGACGGGATATATCAGTGGAAGGCTATGATGTGCCCCGGCCCATCCGGACATTTATGGAAGCAAATTTTCCGG cttATTCGCTTGAGGTCTTTACAAGACTGGGATTCGTCGAGCCAACACCAATTCAATCTCAAGGGTGGCCAATGGCTTTAAAGGGAAGAGACCTGATTGGTATCGCAGAGACTGGTTCTGGAAAAACTCTGGCATATCTGATGCCTGCTCTAATTCATGTTAGTGCACAGCCTCGTCTAG cCCAAGGTGAAGGCCCCATTGTACTAGTATTAGCTCCTACCAGAGAATTGGCTGTTCAGATTCAACAAGAAGCTACCAAGTTTGGAGCACGCGCAAACATTAGATGTACCTGCATATATGGTGGTGCCCCGAAAGGACCACAGATCCGTGATCTGCAAAGAG GTGTTGAAATTGTTATTGCTACTCCTGGTAGACTGATAGATATTCTAGAAGCTCAGCACACAAACTTGAAAAGAGTAACCTACCTTGTGTTGGATGAGGCTGATCGAATGTTGGACATGGGATTTGAACCTCAAATACGTAAAATTATTGCCCAG ATCCGACCTGACAGACAAACATTGTATTGGAGTGCTACTTGGCCAAAAGAAGTGGAGACATTAGCGAGGCAGTTCTTATGTAATCCATATAAG GTAATAATTGGTTCCCCTGTCTTGAAAGCAAATCAATCAATAAAACAAGTTATTGAAGTGGTAACAGAAGTGGAGAAGTACAACAG GTTAATCAGACTTCTGAGAGAAGTTATGGATGGAAGccggatattaatatttgtggaGACGAAAAAGGGTTGTGATCACGTCACAAAGTCTCTGAGAATGGATGGATGGCCAGCTTTATCCATCCATGGTGATAAAAGCCAGGATGAACGGGATTGGGTCCTAGCTGAGTTTAAAAGTGGCAGGAGTCTTATAATGACTGCCACTGATGTTGCTGCACGGGGTCTTG ATGTGAAAGACATAAAATGTGTAATCAACTATGATTTTCCTTCAAGTCTCGAGGATTATGTGCATAGAATTGGCCGAACTGGTCGAGCAGGAGCTAAGGGAACAGCCTATTCATTTTTTACACATTCAAATGCCAAACATGCTAGGGATCTAATTAAGATCCTGCAAGAAGCAGGGCAAGTTGTTCCTGTTTCTTTGTCATCATTAGCTCGATCATCTGGTGGACATGGag GTGGAGGTAATTTCCGTAACAGAGGGCGAGGAGGCTATAATAATCGAGGTCAGATATCTGGATCAAATGCCATCCCAATTGGGGGGAAAATGCAATGGTAG